A genomic segment from Kyrpidia tusciae DSM 2912 encodes:
- a CDS encoding DinB family protein, producing MSVDNLSSAPQILKRWKMHRNALVSLAERFPESSASWRPWDKGMSTLELLHHVAWTPDFFLSAIEGSEVKVPPVPATLAEMRSLLLELTQAQEAKMGGYSDDDLKKEVTVKALNVTEPAVELLHRIIGHEAHHKGQLILYARMLNVEPPFYVDLGVK from the coding sequence ATGTCCGTCGACAACCTTTCTTCTGCTCCACAGATTTTGAAACGTTGGAAGATGCACCGCAACGCCCTCGTCTCCCTCGCCGAAAGATTTCCGGAATCGAGCGCCTCGTGGCGCCCGTGGGACAAAGGAATGAGCACATTGGAACTTCTTCATCACGTGGCCTGGACTCCGGACTTTTTCCTTTCGGCCATTGAGGGGAGCGAGGTGAAGGTCCCGCCGGTTCCCGCCACCCTCGCCGAGATGCGCAGCCTGCTACTCGAGTTGACCCAAGCGCAGGAGGCGAAGATGGGTGGGTATTCTGATGACGACTTAAAAAAAGAAGTCACGGTTAAAGCTTTGAACGTGACCGAGCCCGCCGTCGAACTCCTTCATCGAATCATCGGACATGAGGCGCACCACAAAGGGCAACTGATCCTGTATGCTCGGATGTTGAACGTTGAGCCGCCATTTTACGTGGATCTCGGCGTAAAGTGA